In Takifugu rubripes chromosome 22, fTakRub1.2, whole genome shotgun sequence, the genomic window GATATTGAAAGGCTGAACACATTACCTTCCCTGTACTTCCAGTTTTGTAATAGCTGATCTTATACTGGAGgtctttctttaaaatgtctctTATGGTAAGCTGCTCCCCTTGCTCGTAAATGCTGGTAAGAGGGTCCGTGATGTTGACAAGGACTGTGGTCTCATTTACATTCTTCACAGTGAATGTCACAGCACTGATATTACCTGTAATATAGAGGCCCGTGCTTAAACTTACGGAGAAGAGTGACaagacacaaaaatgtacaAGTGTGGGTTTGGGGGGCAGTTTTTATGCCAAATCCCAAATCATCTCATTGTACTCAACGTAACAGGGATGCTAATACTGGAATTTTACCAGTGACCAGCCAAAGGAAATTTATCCAGTCAGTAAATATAACTAAAGACTGTGAGCATTCTTAGTCTGTAAAGCTATTATATCACATGCAGTTATACATATAGTAGTGTAATAGTGATATAGTTGACTCAAGATGACTATAAAGTACCTTTTAGTGTCATCAGAATCATTTAGTCATCATGAAAATATAGCAGAATAATTAAACTGTCTAACCTGTCATTTTGGACTAACTGCCCCTTTAAGAAACCCGTTGATGTTGTCAGTGATATCCCAACCGTAAGACTAGGAcaacttatttttcttctttaattgcaGAATAatcccagatttcttttcagcattgTGGCAAAATTGACCAAGTCCATCCAGTGTTCCAcagatccacatatcccttcctcccttagtggtgaagaatTCATGAGCtttttcactgataaagttctagctatcagagaaaaagctaatcaagccatcccagcagctgctggaccgtcaccagatgtgctgactgtagGAACATATGGGGTCTCTGACGAGCTCTTAAACTTCTTCACCCCTGTATATTTTTCAGAAGtgtctttgctaattcagaaatccaagaccaccacatgtcttttagatcccatcccaacacacctgttgaaggatgttttaccaatgataagCAGCACTATTCTTTATCAGATCAATTCTTCTTTAGGTGGCAGTAATTAAAacattgctttaaaaaaatcaccggaccctgattgattgattgattttcttCACTGGAGACTGAAACAGTGGCTAGTTGCAGACTAAGTATTTACAGTTCTCTTTTGTAACTTTCATCATATTAGCTGTGCAATTAGATGTTGTCAAGCTTAACTTGTCCGCTCTGTCATAGTGAAATATCAATTAGTATAAAAACCTTTCAGAAATTCAAAATATATGTGTTAAACAGTACAGTCTGCTTGCTAATTGAATCATGTTGCTAAGTGAAGGTTCGCCATGTGCTCAttaaatgctaacattagccaaaAATGTCCACCCTGTCATTGTCCACCCTGTCAGCAAGCCATCCATGACAGTGTGGACATGGTTCATGAAAGGAAGGACATTTGCTTAGTTTAGGCCACATGCTGATAATGTTACATGTATTACAACAGCTGTTACAGACATTTTATAACAGTACATGCTATACCTAATAAAAATATATCCACAAGCCTCATTGATCAGGCAAGCCAAGATAACCGGGACTCCCAATTAACGTGTTTAAGGGAACATTTTGAATTGTCTTATTCGAGGTATGGGATGAAAAGGAGATGAGCCTGCAATACAGTACCCACAAAAGGGATATTTCTTCTACCTCTCAACAGAACCCTACAAGTATGGCTTCAAAAAAATAATGTGGAATTTCTTTGAGGCTAGTCATGACAAGGGGGCACCAGATGGTGTTGGTGGGGCCCTCAAGAGATCAGCAGACCAGATTGTAGCCTATGGAGGAGACATTCCTGATACCCAGAGCTTGTAGGACAAACTGAAAAGCCTGGACACATCTGTCGAGCTGTTCTACATCCCAGAGAGGAATATTGAATCCAAGACTGAGGTACCTGCAATACCTGCCACAAAAGGCACTATGAAAATCCACCAAGCTATCAGTCCGATACCTGGCCAAATTATATTTCATGTCTGTGTAAAAGGGAGGAAGGTGTTTTGGACTGTCCCTGTTTGAACCTTCAAGATGTCACTCTAGCCAATATTTCTGTTTCATCTGTAAGTCCCCAACATGTGGAAAGACACCAGATAATCCTAGAAGACCAGAAATGGTTGAGGCAAAGCACACTGGAGAGTGGTGTGTTGTAAGTTGTGACAATGAAGCATACCCAGGAAGCATACCAAGTTCCATTGGCCAACTCTCTGGGAAGACATTTGAAGAgaatttgtgtttatcttgttacCATGTGTTCtaaaatatttttctgttttcagttagaagcactttagaagttaggaatggtagaatctttagtaagtgtaataaaggtcagttgacccttccttgacatgattgttgtttagacagttggaggcaggaggagacagtcagacggaaagtgttaaacccccatcgtaaaacgtgacagcatagtttactggtgttgataagttcctctgcaaggtgaactttgaactggccatttgggagacaacagagaacaaggactgtgtatccaaggtagttttctatgtcaactggactgggtttcttctcttgaagacgtttcgccttctatccagaaggcttcttcagttctgaaatcgctggggagagagcttgaaaatatatagcccctgtggaccatctgcatgctaatgatctgggtggtcacctgagagtcgttagcagggtcgttcacctagtttctgttgaggtgtctcccctttgtctgctggatcacatggtggtgagtcactgggtgtgaatgtttgttttgctgttggaaggagtggaggactgcattgtatgtgggtgataggaagtgcctcaggccaccacctctgtttaaggatggtttttccaatttgacatggatagcttccttgacacccctttcaaaccagcggtcttctctggccagtatccatacttggctgtcctcaaaggagtgcccactctcctttaagtgtaagtggactgctgaatcctgacccgaagaggtggtgcgtctgtgttgtgccatctgtggagaggttgtttggtttctccaactccaactctccaacaccgggccagagatatacccaccacatcccaaggcagaaagaaggaacaggaccacattaagacagctctcaaaacatgcggctacccagactgggccttcaccaaaaccagTTCAGTTCAAGCtgggttcagttcaaacccagcaacactctcagacagaggttagtacacccaaaggacaagacaccaagacccaaacaaagtaatgttgtttatgctatacagtgccaggagaaatgcaaggaactacattggggaaaccaaacaacctctccacagaagaatagCACAACACAGACtcgccacctcttcgggtcaggattcagcagtccactttcCACTCACTAccactcaccaccatgtgatccagcagacaaaggggagacaccttaacagaaactaggtgaacgacccgaccaacgaccctgctaacgactctcaggtgaccacccagatcattagcatgcagatggtccacagcggctatatattttcaagctctctccccagtgattgcagaactgaagaagccttctggatagaaggtgaaatatcttcaagagaagaaacccagtccagttgacatagaaaactaccttggatacaatgacctggatgattgagaatctacacagacaagtACTGTgtaagcatccaatgggactggaagaggCGGGacgaagaagacgaggtcatccaagaagaaggactggattggactgaattagcatcaataatttacatatgtgtttctataaaagactgggtcaagggatagttaggttgtcagacttcattccctggcaattgactctgttattgtagggttatgaactggcccggagctctgtaatatttgtatcttgaatttattctatttgctaaatccattttgaaattggcattttccTTCTTGTAGTCTTCATTTAgtgaacacgcggattagcagtgacacatgagaggtattgcaatccaacacaTCTGTTAGTATCATGACTGCCTAAGACGAGAACCACAggctctgaacacacactctgtaCAGATTGAGGCgtctgcaactacagaattgaGCCGGTTCTCTGCAGTAATGGAGACTGTTTGGAGATGTGTCTCAGTGAGGTTCAGTGATATTCTGTTTTTTCAAATCATCCCCCCttaaaacaagttttttttgtcttgttctACATTTGAATGCTTGACTTTCACTGTGCAGAATGATGTACAGAGTTTAACGCTAGAAAGCCACATTAATGGCTTATTTCTGGTCTTTTACTGCGTGCCAGTAGAATGGATCAAATCCAATCTGTTCACCTGCTAATTTCCCCCGATATGGAAAAGGACCTctggtactttttttttttatatatatatatatataatttcttTTAGATTTATTGCAAAATGAAGCCATTCAATGACCTTTCAAAATTTGTCCACCCTGCTATGCCCGAGGTCCACCCTGTCATGTTACTGTCCACCCTGTATTTGTATATGTTCtaagaaaataaacaatttattttCACAAGTTAGCAAACTCTTTGTGTGATTCCTTTATAAGCAAGTGAGGGCCAGATAGTATTGTTTGAAAGTTTGACCCGATATTTTTGTTGTTAGATTTTATATAGAAAAGTAAGTGCAATTCTTGCTGATTTTATAGAAACAAATAGTTTTCCCTGATTTCATTACTATCCAAATACTTTTACCAGCAACATAAACATACTATGGAGAAAGGGACTAAACAGTTTTCTGAAAATCTACATTTTATAGTCACTTTGTAATTACAATGTATTTATTCTACTTTGAACTTGTCCATGACATTCTTGACATATCTTGCTGTTTGTGCATACATTATCTGCTTGCAGTTAATTTATAAAAAGTGTGGGAGCTTGATCAACATGCATTTCTAATGGCATCTACTTAATACAATAAATGTAAAGTAAAATGAAAAATCtcagttttggggggggggggatcgaaAAGTTTCAAAGGTGATATCGGCTCAGTTATAGATATAGTTATAGTCATATATAAAGTAATGTTAGAAAGGCTAAATTGCCTtttagctgcttttttaaaatccttttcaTAATAGTTCttaatatcacacacacacaatatatatatacacatattaGAAAATAACATTATAAGAGTTATGAGTTATTTGTGTATATGCTGATTCTTACTCTCTCTGTAGGGGTTAAAGGATGGTGAAATTGTATGAGGTAGTTCCTCCAGGTTGTCTTCATTGTCCATGGTCTCAGGCTCAGTTTGAATGCGGGCATAGTAGGTTCTGTTACAAAATTATATATATCAAGTTATTAAGGGGGTGTGATTATACGGTATTTAATTAAGGCAATGGACAGCGGGGGTGTTCTGCATTGAACAAGCTGAACATTAATTTTCTCCACCTACCAAGTAGACATCTGCATTGACCAAAAAAAATTAGTAATTTCTTAAATTCACAGTATGTAGGAGTGCTTCTGGAGTCCATATTTCGATGTCCCTGGTACACACTATCCAccattgctgctgcagctgctggttgaggtgaaatgcattgtggtaTAACTAGCTAACTTAAGTCCACACAAGTCACACCTGTGTACACTTCTGGAAAAATTGGGTGTACTTCATAGGTTTTAAACTTATAGTTGGAGCAGTATCCTCCTTGGATGGGGATAGATGAGGTTTCACAAGAGCTCGAGAACAAGACTGAGAAGTATGCATAATATATATATCAGCCACTTTCTCCATTTGGCACTTTTGTCTAATTCTTTGTAATGATTTGGCTAAGAGGGTTCAGTGATGGTTCATCAGGGGTTGTCTGTGGTGCCGCATTCACATCTTCCAACAGACTTTCAGGAATTCACTTATTCTTGATTCCAGGTTTCCAGCATAATAAAGAGCTTCTGCTGCATGCTTCTCTGCTAAGCCTCTTGTTgtcatcatttcattttaatttttttttgtcaattgTTTTTCATTCAACCATTATTCTATAGGTAGCCTATTGTATGTTGTCTAGAAAGTTGAGTGACAGAAGTAAGGTGCCTACCTGTCCAAGGGTTGAAGGCAGTGGGTCAGATCACATTCTGATTCTGATAATCTGATGCAGTCAGGAGTGTCCTCATAATACCTTTCATCGCTTGCAGTAGTAAGAACAATccagaaaaacatgattttcatatTCAGATATTACAACTTTGAATGCTTATGTCTATTTGTATTGTATGTATTTGTACAAGCAGCATAAAATAACAATCTTAGACAGTGAATCAGAAATGAATATTTgggtatgtgtgagtgtgtgcatttGTTCTTGTACGTGCTACATAGTGAGTGCCACAATTGTCATTATATTAGCAAAAGCGAGAACATTTAtgagaagtgaggacattttgggtgGTCCTTACAACTTCAAAGAACACATTGAGAGTTAAGAGTTGGTTTTAAAGCTGGAGTTAGGGTCACCAAGGGATTAGTGGAGACAGTTAGGGTATAGGGTGAGGCGCTCAGTAATGCATTATGaaagtccttacaaagatagaGGTTCAAGGATGTGTGtacgtgtgggtgtgtgtacttACTAGAAGTAGCTGACTGTGTAACTGTATTTGGATGGAGATGGGGACCAGATGAGGACAGTTTTGAAGTCTAAAGACATCCATTGCACATTCTCAGCCTTTGGTGCCAAGTTCAAATCTggaaattaaacattttgttCATACGTCAGCCGCTCAAACAGTTTAAAACCCTTtgaaaatcttgtttttttctttcttttaattaacCACAGCAAATGCTCCGCCcttctcttcacccgagtgtccagaacatgcagccgtaaatccgatgacacaaccacaaagttgatcatcgatctgcggcctaaggcgtcctggtgccaagtgcacatgtggacacctttatgcctgaacaaggtgtttgttatggacaatctgagacgagcacagaagtccaataacaaaacactactcgggttcagatcaggggggccgttcttcccaatcacacctctccaggtcacactgtcattgccaacgtgaacATTGatgtcacccaggaggacgagggagcccccagaaggagcactctccagcactccctctaaggactccaaaaagggtggatacgctgaactgctgtttgggccataggctcaggatccgtccccccacccgaaggcgacgggaggctaccctctcatccactggggtaaactccaatatacaggcactgagctggggagcaactagaattgccacccctgcctttcgcctctcaccatcggcaactccagagtggtagagagtccaacccctcttgagaagactggttccaaagcccttgctgtgcgtcgaggtgaggccaactatatctagtcagaacttctcaacctcgcggaccaactcaggctcccttcccaccagagaggtgacattccatgtccctagagccagtttatgcagtcGGGGATCAGACCACCAAgatccctgccttcggccgctacccaaaacacaatgcacccgacccctttggcccctcctgcaggtggtaaGCCCACGGGAATGGGGTCCCATGTTGTCttttcgggctgtgcccggccagacttcatgggcagaggtccggccaccaggcgctcgccaacgtgccccacccccaggcctggctccaggagggggccccggtgaccagCATCTGGGCAAGGGAGACCAATGAGACCAATGttatcttcattagggggtcctgggctacgctttgtctgatccctcacctaggacctgtttgccatgggtggccctatcaggggcatatagccccagacaacggagctcctaggatcattgggacacgcaaacccctccaccacgataaggtggtagcccaggaggggtgtGACAATTTATCACTGTGGTGTGACAGTATTTCAAACTAAATGTGAGTCACCACTGCATGGCcaggaaacacacaacaatAACATGAGTTTTTGTGAAAACTTAAAGGATGTGGTGAAGCACATGGAATAAGTCTGTAACCAGAAAAACAATTACACTTTAACTTGACCAAGAACTTAACATTCTGTCTCACAAAGCTTAAACTATAACCTATTTGCAGTACTAGCTAAATTTCTTCTGGATTAAATCTTCTAATCTGAGATTTCAGCATATTACTCCTCATGGAACTCTTTCTCCAGAACAGACTACAGTGATAGCTGCTATTTAATCATCTATTTGGACTGTACATCTCTATTTCAGTAGACTTTTCTGCAttctgaacaaaaacaaatttggttgtttaaaaacacactttttcatGAAATGTTGTAAACCAAATCATTCATTGAAATAAGTGTTCTGTCTCAACAGAGGTAAAAGAACTCATCCACAATCATTACATAAAAATCTTCATTATTAACATCTCAGACCATTTAATTTGAACAGAATAGAGCATTctgggaaaatgtaaaatataaatttaaaatTTTGTCACAGCTTGACTGAGATTGGGGTAAGTAAAAGCATTGGTTAAAGACAGGGCTAATAGAAAAtaatacattaaaaatgagGAAATATTTAAGGCTTATAAACTTCACAATGAAtgtgtttgaaataaaaaacaaaaataagtgGAACGGTGATGTCGTGAAGGGGTTAAATAGCACTCTGTTATTCAGGGCATGGGCTTGGTAGTTACGAGTTGATCCTTTATTACTCAGTGAAAACTCAGCTTGTTGAGAAACATTACTGAGTGGACATACATGCAACAATCCAAAGATCTGATACAAGCAAAGAAAGAGGATTGTTTAAATTTattatctatctgtctgtctgtctgtctgtctgtctgtctgtctgtctgtctgtctgtctgtctgtctgtctgtctgtctgtctgtcatctaTTTGTCTATCTGATCTTACCTGCAGTACTGATGATCAAAGTAGACAGATATATTCCCAGATGAAGTATCCATTTCAAAGCCATCTGTAAGTCTTTGCCGTGATGTTTTTTCGTATTTAAATGGTGTCCAACCTTGTTGAGACACTGGGAAAGCAGCTGTGGGAAAATGTTGCTCTGAGGCTTACTTGAGTGTTCATGTCATGTTACTTGAGAGCAGCATATTGGGGCACTGTTTAGGGTTCCGCCTCATTTTGGCTGCTGATCCCTCCCACATCTGTTCCCACCCGCTGATGAAGTTTTTTACTGTTTGAATTTCTCTGCTTTAAATGTAACACATACTAAAGTAATGTCCTCTCCAGATGAGTTGAAGcgaaaattaaaagccttataaaaCCTTAAAAGCCATCCCTTGATGTCCAGGATGTGACCTATTGCATTAGAGAGAAACATGTGGTTCTCATTAAATCTCCACCCACCCTAAACAATGCCAAGTGATGTCTTTGCGCCATTGTGGAGATTCTCATCatactgctgctgatgtcatgagtccacaaacaaacaaaaaacattctTATACAGTTCTCATAgagaatatatataatatttcttATAATCTCAACATTACATTTTCATGGATTTATGTGGTCAGAAAGGCTCAACAAAGAGGATGTCAAATTCAAGTTCAAGTTTATTGTATTTAGATCTCAAAATCACGTTGTTTGCCCCCAGAgggtccccccggaggagctgatggaaatagccggggagagggctgtctgggggcatccctcctgaagctgctgcccccacgacccggaTCCAGATAAGCAGGAGAAAACGGAACGGAACGGAACGGAACGGAACGGAACGTTGTTTGCTTCAGAGGGCATTACAAGCTGCACAGTCGTGCACTCTCAAACTGGGTCAGGAAAATCTTTAAACcctttagattagattagattagattcaactttattgttattgcacatgtacaggtacagagcaacaaaatgcagttactgacaaagaagaaacctgaatgCCACAGGTGAGGAATCCTCTGCCTGGAATGGACAGATGTGCAGTAGATGCTACATCTacagagaacatcaacattAATTTCAGCAATATACAGTATGAAGGTATCCTTCAAGtcttgaaaaaaacaaacaaaaaaaacctccaacaCAGGCTCTGCACCAGGAGTCTGGGCCTTTAGCCTCTGGGCCTTGAGCAGTTGGACTAATGTGATCTCTTCTCCTGGTTTTAGTCAACACCTGAGCAGCTGCATTCTGGACCAGTTGTAGAGACTATAACAACTTCTTTGGGCAGCCTAATAAAACTGAATTACAATCATCCAGCCTGGAGGAAATAGACGCATTGACTAATCTTTCTGCATCACTTTGGTACAGGAAGTTCCTAACTTTAATGATGTGCAGGTGATAAAAAAGCGACTAAAATGTAGACTTTGAGACTTGCTTAATATGGGTATCTAAAGACAAATCCTGATTGAACAGAGACCAAGGTTCCTTACAGTAGTACTGGGAG contains:
- the LOC101061223 gene encoding tissue factor-like — its product is MALKWILHLGIYLSTLIISTADLNLAPKAENVQWMSLDFKTVLIWSPSPSKYSYTVSYFYDERYYEDTPDCIRLSESECDLTHCLQPLDRTYYARIQTEPETMDNEDNLEELPHTISPSFNPYRESNISAVTFTVKNVNETTVLVNITDPLTSIYEQGEQLTIRDILKKDLQYKISYYKTGSTGKKDIISNTSEAVVPDLDPGQSYCFMVAAYIPSRPKASRHGALSGQSCIRRKTELSPEAWIAIVLTAITIIIIVVIVLYCKCCRGTNQNLQMTQSSAPL